A single window of Solea solea chromosome 9, fSolSol10.1, whole genome shotgun sequence DNA harbors:
- the LOC131466123 gene encoding uncharacterized protein LOC131466123: MDGEFDAEKQWFDLGTLRDSGSTLKEQFEAALEIHGHNHEVGERDKKQHELKKWFEKCQKSGHFPPYEVKKSLLTLMNKAEGRIVTRQQELTAEKASKWSRKGRQQSASLEKLEKLRQRVRCVALCTGPNMWKKGGMLPQPEQQPGAQTGCAAKTDDVESGGGNQRTECEPTAPPGGLYPPLHDYTHTQTHSQTHMTQASLEPPPYPSNKNPFQQVEPTNPFQFQLPIFEITSGSLEGEMIDNKTYRKKQLEVKVTTTPGSASTNKAETKGGDADGFTTLEGIVSAKMSNVMKLLDGWKKGYVDEEMLGKGMITTLSTATTMGANPMLGEKMKREMQRILADIEKHQHERKRNERDEAGKEEEENELEELEERLQQVLPTTKKVSEISARRSPIKTRQQVKDSQAITELLASVKCGEENDGEKAEGGAYQLPVFHRQDTDGRVHTQYKPLSFTDVTALACQLPALTGGGAIWLHKFGALTSGILLSAGDISSILSRCCSSTQLMPLRAACPWLVADPSVPLTAAMLQTLREAIREHFPTPTVTYAELSYTPQPAESPSAFLARAEEDFVSKTGENPMQSPMAASLFRSAVIKGMPEPVKNSMVENPDLPTADHSRWCSHLKHHLQKYSDRAGSHEDKMEKLKNELLALQVQSAKQEASQSKKHKAVTQAPVQAEYVQTEPAPTTYTPYVPQPPWPGTGHTGWDFDPPQVQSHMQMYSGRSVYCNRNGRQMYAGRGYNNNNALRGSNGPPGGRGGMQQGGWNQDQGSVQCWSCGEYGHISTGCPRKRRQQGRGGYGPPPFHPQGPPPPGPPQHPQHPNQNLAPGGQYPQQ; this comes from the coding sequence ATGGACGGAGAATTTGACGCGGAGAAACAGTGGTTTGATTTAGGGACACTCAGGGACAGTGGATCGACATTGAAAGAGCAGTTTGAGGCTGCTTTGGAAATTCATGGACACAATCATGAAGTGGGGGAGCGAGATAAGAAACAGCATGAATTAAAGAAATGGTTtgagaaatgtcagaaaagtggACACTTTCCGCCTTATGAGGTGAAAAAGAGTTTGTTGACTTTGATGAATAAAGCGGAAGGTCGGATTGTGACGAGACAACAAGAATTGACGGCAGAAAAAGCGTCAAAATGGTCGCGTAAAGGGCGGCAACAGAGCGCCAGTCTGGAGAAATTGGAAAAATTGAGACAGCGTGTGCGGTGTGTCGCGCTGTGCACAGGAccaaacatgtggaaaaaaggaGGGATGTTGCCCCAACCGGAACAACAGCCTGGTGCGCAGACTGGCTGCGCAGCAAAGACTGATGACGTAGAAAGTGGGGGTGGAAACCAGAGAACAGAATGTGAGCCTACTGCTCCACCTGGTGGCCTGTATCCTCCACTAcacgactacacacacacacagactcacagtcaGACACATATGACACAGGCGAGTTTAGAACCGCCTCCTTACCCAAGTAACAAGAACCCTTTCCAACAAGTAGAACCAACAAATCCTTTTCAATTCCAACTGCCCATTTTTGAGATTACTAGTGGCAGTTTGGAAGGAGAAATGATTGATAATAAAACATATAGGAAGAAACagttagaagtaaaagtaaccACAACACCAGGTTCAGCTAGTACAAATAAAGCAGAAACTAAGGGAGGTGATGCTGACGGTTTTACCACTTTAGAAGGAATAGTGAGTGCTAAAATGAGCAATGTGATGAAATTACTGGACGGATGGAAAAAAGGTTACGTAGATGAAGAGATGTTGGGTAAAGGCATGATAACTACGTTATCTACCGCCACGACTATGGGAGCAAATCCcatgttgggggaaaaaatgaagaGGGAAATGCAGAGAATACTGGCTGACATAGAGAAACACCAacatgaaagaaagagaaacgAGCGAGACGAGGCAggtaaagaagaggaagagaatgaACTGGAAGAATTAGAAGAAAGACTACAACAGGTGCTTCCAACAACGAAAAAAGTGTCGGAAATATCCGCGAGAAGGTCCCCCATAAAAACTCGACAGCAAGTTAAAGATAGTCAAGCAATCACAGAATTATTGGCGTCTGTAAAATGCGGAGAGGAGAATGATGGAGAGAAAGCGGAGGGTGGTGCGTATCAGCTTCCGGTTTTCCATAGACAAGATACTGATGGTAGagtacacacacaatacaaaccCCTCTCATTTACTGATGTGACTGCTTTAGCCTGCCAACTTCCTGCcctcacaggaggaggagcaataTGGTTACACAAATTTGGAGCTTTGACTTCTGGTATATTGCTCTCAGCCGGAGATATTAGCTCTATACTTTCAAGATGCTGTTCCTCTACACAACTCATGCCTTTGAGAGCTGCTTGTCCATGGCTTGTGGCTGACCCTTCTGTTCCTCTAACGGCGGCCATGTTACAGACACTGAGGGAGGCAATTCGTGAACACTTTCCCACCCCAACTGTAACTTATGCGGAACTCTCATATACACCTCAACCAGCTGAGTCGCCCTCAGCTTTTCTGGCTAGAGCAGAAGAAGATTTTGTTAGCAAAACAGGAGAAAACCCCATGCAATCTCCAATGGCAGCTTCTCTATTTAGGTCAGCAGTAATTAAAGGCATGCCAGAACCTGTTAAAAATAGTATGGTAGAAAATCCAGATCTCCCGACCGCCGATCATAGTAGATGGTGCTCCCATCTTAAGCATCACTTACAAAAATATTCAGACAGGGCTGGATCACATGAGGACAAaatggaaaaactaaaaaatgagCTACTCGCACTCCAGGTGCAGAGCGCAAAACAGGAAGCTTCTCAATCAAAGAAGCACAAGGCAGTAACGCAAGCCCCTGTTCAAGCCGAATATGTTCAAACTGAACCAGCACCCACGACTTACACTCCATACGTTCCACAGCCACCATGGCCAGGTACGGGTCACACAGGGTGGGATTTTGACCCACCTCAGGTACAGTCACATATGCAGATGTACTCAGGTAGAAGTGTGTATTGTAATAGGAATGGGCGTCAGATGTATGCAGGGCGGGgctataacaataataatgcccTCAGGGGAAGTAATGGTCCTCCAGGAGGTCGAGGAGGCATGCAGCAGGGTGGCTGGAATCAGGATCAGGGGTCGGTACAATGCTGGTCGTGTGGTGAGTACGGGCATATCTCAACGGGCTGCCCTCGTAAGAGACGACAACAGGGGCGTGGTGGCTATGGCCCACCCCCATTTCACCCACAAGGACCACCACCTCCAGGTCCGCCACAACACCCACAACACCCTAACCAGAACCTGGCACCGGGTGGACAATACCCCCAACAATGA